A region from the Triticum aestivum cultivar Chinese Spring chromosome 3D, IWGSC CS RefSeq v2.1, whole genome shotgun sequence genome encodes:
- the LOC123080150 gene encoding chromodomain-helicase-DNA-binding protein 3, with product MRGGRRGRGRVRRGGGAAAARPPRGERAAGVQVIELSDDDVKLATQTKPSKGEIAEGCAADDFKALPCDSTMEVSTKHLGRLRKRTAATGAATSELHEDELKVADVKLSNDEGGQMLPPCRSSKRLCGQQIGKQDSVGRESEDGGQMLHPCRRSKRLQRKLAAKQELSSRESQHDVFVNSEDESKTFIQQRRPNCLRKRFISEYYSGELAEDKHTSRSSSDYDYDHLPPQQRSKRLRHRMRTRYDAYDDDSDSDSVDNHRKTIPCRRMSKRLQEKQKTDHVSDESCTEASLCMLSASSSTGSDDELLRSTVKPCKSTSSGPICSICESGAGSCLLIQCQNSSCSRSFHTFCLSPPMQDTRGTLECPLCKINEASLAKGMEVYASKKIQRLVGCRRVILQESDFQYQILVKWQLLSHHHDCWVPLDWLLVFDRLRAQSYIRKNTLPKEVYMDDQRKPEWFEVDRAIACRRKFDLGLCDILASYKDNEDFEGYEFLVKWKGLDYCDAKSYSTEGVKSAVSMLVKRHQNTLRRVDCVSPMNIEGMVSENIHNDALYDYQLQGLKWMFDNFKSKRSVILADEMGLGKTVQVVSFLSHIIKGSFTTSPALVLAPKSILLQWKKEFDRWAHDLNIVVYQGDKDSRKCIQAHEMYSSERKTLFDALVTSYEIVQIDKAVLQKIKWSTIVIDEAHRLKKLDCNLASCLKKYSSEFRLLLTGTPLQNNILELFSLLHYIDPDEFSDPKADALFSPIESELDLTIDEKIARIHDILKPRMLRRMKSDVLKDSMPTKKWVEVPCALADSQRDLYINILEKNYSKLNSAIQYGRKLSLNNYLFPGLEVKQKAGEDVFQSLVSASGKLQLLHKLLPKLKERGDRVLIFSQMTKMLDILEDFLSFLGYKYARIDGQTALSARQESIKEYNNTESETFIFLMSTRAGGLGIDLPGANRVIIYDPDFNPFMDLQAQSRAHRIGQTRPVVVYQLITKCSVEEKILQKSKQKLAIENMLMNSSDSKKPRVDELQSILLHGAKTIVDKKKINAVSIHYDDEAIDNLLKLDPSSGEMCTSDDNGYLGSIVSFAHGAEDVVPPSPNVEDLKVFKPATPKVDLGRGRRPRNVVKYFEEVDNEDSDDMYAPEPSSESSSSSSDDETEQEIPEVASARTEVAVKTEAATVVKLEVAPSPGSALTSSDSGSSGSSSSDDEKEEVKPVVAGVNP from the exons ATGAgaggcgggaggcgcgggaggggGAGAGTGCGGCGGGGAggtggcgccgccgccgctcggccgCCGCGGGGCGAGCGCGCCGCCGGCGTCCAGGTCATCGAACTCAGCGATG ATGATGTGAAGTTGGCAACGCAGACAAAACCATCGAAAGGAGAAATCGCGGAGGGATGCGCGGCAGATGATTTCAAGGCGCTCCCATGCGATTCCACCATGGAAG TTTCCACAAAACACCTGGGGCGTCTTAGAAAGCGAACAGCCGCTACTGGTGCTGCAACTTCTGAGTTGCATGAGGATGAGCTAAAGGTTGCTGATGTCAAGCTGAGCAATGATGAAG GTGGGCAAATGTTGCCTCCATGTAGAAGCTCCAAACGCCTATGTGGGCAGCAAATTGGAAAGCAAGACTCGGTTGGGAGGGAGAGCGAGGATG GTGGGCAAATGTTGCATCCATGCAGAAGATCCAAACGTCTACAGAGAAAACTAGCTGCAAAGCAAGAATTGAGTAGCAGGGAGAGTCAGCATGATGTATTTGTGAACAGCGAGGATG AGTCCAAAACGTTCATTCAACAAAGGAGGCCAAACTGCCTCAGAAAGAGATTTATATCCGAGTATTATAGTGGTGAATTGGCTGAAGATAAACACACATCACGGAGTAGCTCTGATTATG ATTATGATCACTTGCCCCCTCAACAAAGATCAAAGCGTCTTCGGCACAGAATGCGAACTAGATATGATGCATACGACGACGATTCTGATAGTGACAGTGTGGATA ATCATAGGAAGACAATTCCATGCAGAAGAATGTCAAAGCGTCTGCAAGAGAAACAGAAGACTGATCATGTTTCAGAT GAGAGCTGCACTGAAGCTTCTTTGTGTATGTTGTCAGCGTCTTCATCCACAGGATCAG ATGATGAGCTATTGCGTAGTACTGTAAAACCTTGCAAAAGCACTTCTAGTGGACCTATTTGCTCAATATGTGAG AGTGGAGCTGGCAGCTGTCTTCTGATCCAGTGTCAGAATTCAAGCTGTTCTCGTAGCTTCCACACTTTCTGTCTTAGTCCTCCGATGCAAGATACTAGAGGCACATTGGAATGTCCTCTCTGCAAAATCAATGAAGCATCTTTGGCTAAGGGAATGGAAGTGTATGCCTCAAAAAAGATCCAAAGGCTTGTAGGTTGCAGACGGGTGATTCTTCAGGAGTCAGATTTCCAGTATCAAATCCTCGTGAAGTGGCAATTACTTTCTCATCATCACGACTGCTGG GTTCCACTTGATTGGCTTCTTGTTTTTGACCGCCTACGAGCACAAAGCTACATAAGGAAGAATAC GTTGCCTAAAGAGGTCTACATGGACGATCAAAGGAAACCTGAATGGTTTGAAGTAGATCGTGCCATTGCATGTCGTCGGAAGTTTGATCTTGGTTTATGTGATATCTTAGCTAGTTACAAGGATAATGAAGATTTTGAGGGATATGAGTTTCTTGTGAAATGGAAAGGCCTTGATTATTGTGATGCTAAGTCCTATTCCACTGAAGGAGTGAAGTCAGCTGTTTCCATGCTTGTCAAAAGGCATCAAAATACTTTACGAAGAGTTGATTGTGTCAGCCCAATGAACATTGAAGGGATGGTATCAGAAAATATACACAATGATGCCCTATACGATTATCAGCTTCAAGGGTTAAAATGGATGTTTGATAATTTTAAATCTAAGAGGAGCGTTATTCTTGCTG ATGAAATGGGTCTTGGAAAAACTGTCCAAGTTGTTAGCTTTCTCAGCCACATAATCAAGGGAAGTTTCACCACATCTCCTGCGTTGGTTCTTGCTCCAAAGAGCATCCTACTGCAATGGAAAAAG GAATTTGATCGCTGGGCACACGATCTTAATATTGTTGTTTACCAAGGAGATAAGGACTCCAGAAAGTGTATTCAAGCTCATGAAATGTACTCTTCCGAAAGGAAGACTCTATTTGATGCTCTAGTGACAAGTTATGAGATTGTCCAAATTGATAAAGCAGTTCTACAAAAAATTAAGTGGTCAACGATTGTCA TTGATGAGGCTCACAGATTGAAGAAGCTTGATTGCAATCTCGCATCCTGCCTAAAGAAATATAGCTCAGAATTCAGGTTGCTACTTACA GGAACACCGTTGCAAAATAACATCTTGGAATTGTTTTCGTTGCTTCATTATATTGATCCAGATGAGTTCTCTGACCCAAAGGCTGATGCGTTGTTCTCACCAATTGAATCTGAACTGGATTTGACAATTGATGAAAAAATTGCTCGCATTCATGATATTTTGAAGCCCAG GATGTTGAGGAGAATGAAATCTGATGTGCTAAAAGATTCTATGCCTACAAAGAAGTGGGTAGAAGTTCCGTGTGCGCTTGCAGATTCTCAGAGAGATCTTTACATTAATATTCTAGAGAAGAACTACTCAAAGTTGAACAGTGCTATTCAGTATG GTAGGAAGCTTTCTCTGAACAAC TATCTATTTCCAGGATTGGAAGTTAAACAGAAAGCAGGAGAAGATGTTTTCCAGTCACTTGTTTCTGCATCAGGGAAACTTCAACTCTTACACAAG TTGCTCCCAAAATTGAAAGAAAGAGGGGACCGTGTACTGATTTTCTCCCAGATGACGAAGATGCTTGATATTCTTGAGGATTTCCTTTCCTTCCTGGGATACAAATATGCACG CATTGATGGACAGACAGCACTCTCCGCGAGGCAGGAGAGCATAAAAGAATACAACAACACTGAAAGTGAAACATTTATTTTCTTGATGTCAACTCGTGCTGGTGGTCTAGGTATTGACCTG CCTGGTGCTAATAGAGTAATTATATATG ATCCAGACTTCAACCCATTTATGGACTTGCAAGCACAGTCCAGGGCTCATCGGATTGGCCAGACCCGACCGGTGGTTGTTTACCAGCTTATTACAAAATGTTCTGTTGAAGAGAAGATACTGCAGAAGTCTAAACAGAAGCTGGCAATTGAAAATATGTTGATGAACTCTTccgactccaagaagccaagggTGGACGAGCTGCAGTCCATTCTACTACATGGAGCCAAGACAATTGTGGACAAAAAGAAGATCAATGCTGTATCAATTCATTATGATGACGAGGCCATCGACAATCTCCTCAAGTTAGACCCTTCTAGTGGCGAGATGTGCACTTCAGATGACAATGGTTATCTTGGCAGCATTGTGAGTTTTGCTCATGGTGCCGAGGACGTAGTACCTCCCTCCCCCAACGTTGAGGATCTGAAAGTGTTCAAGCCTGCCACTCCAAAGGTGGATCTTGGACGCGGGAGAAGGCCAAGGAATGTGGTGAAATATTTCGAGGAGGTGGACAATGAAGATAGCGATGATATGTATGCCCCAGAGCCTTCCTCGGAGTCCAGCAGCTCTTCGTCTGATGATGAAACAGAGCAAGAAATTCCTGAAGTAGCAAGCGCTAGAACTGAAGTAGCTGTCAAGACTGAAGCAGCGACTGTTGTGAAGCTGGAAGTAGCTCCTAGTCCTGGCAGCGCCTTGACTTCCTCAGACTCCGGCAGCTCCGGCAGCTCTTCATCGGATGATGAAAAGGAAGAGGTGAAGCCTGTAGTAGCAGGTGTGAATCCTTGA